The following coding sequences lie in one Methanofollis fontis genomic window:
- the nudC gene encoding NAD(+) diphosphatase, with protein sequence MKRSGRAYSTMTAFVPHYATDRLVFHDPDPTDAPPLYVHVVDAAVVCGPGGRVLHEAPPDGCGDASIPLGSLDGRQVFALGCEAVPEGFRAVPLRDLFGLVDDETLGIAGRAVQCMEFDRTHRYCGRCGTETRMKEDEIARVCPSCGLVVYPVLSPAVIVRVVRGDRILLARSPGFPRGRYSVIAGFVEPGETLEHAVQREVAEETGISVANLRYFGSQPWPFPHSLMIGFTADYAGGEVRPDGVEVEEAAWFTADSLPDLPGRASISRALIDDWLEEQ encoded by the coding sequence ATGAAGAGATCAGGGAGAGCATATTCAACGATGACAGCATTCGTCCCGCACTATGCCACCGACCGTCTGGTTTTTCATGACCCTGACCCGACGGACGCCCCTCCCCTCTATGTGCATGTCGTTGATGCTGCTGTCGTCTGTGGACCGGGCGGTCGGGTGCTCCATGAGGCGCCGCCCGACGGGTGCGGGGACGCTTCGATCCCCCTCGGGAGCCTTGATGGGCGCCAGGTGTTCGCCCTCGGGTGCGAGGCGGTGCCGGAAGGGTTCAGGGCAGTCCCCCTCCGCGACCTCTTCGGGCTGGTGGATGACGAGACGCTTGGCATTGCCGGGCGGGCGGTGCAGTGCATGGAGTTCGACCGCACCCACCGCTACTGCGGGCGGTGCGGCACTGAAACCAGAATGAAGGAGGACGAGATCGCCCGTGTCTGCCCATCCTGCGGTCTGGTCGTCTATCCCGTCCTCTCGCCGGCTGTGATCGTCCGGGTGGTGCGGGGGGATCGGATCCTGCTTGCCCGCTCCCCCGGTTTTCCCCGGGGACGGTATTCGGTGATCGCCGGTTTCGTCGAACCCGGGGAGACACTCGAGCATGCCGTACAGAGGGAGGTGGCGGAGGAGACCGGCATTTCCGTTGCCAATCTCCGCTACTTCGGCAGCCAGCCCTGGCCCTTCCCCCACTCCCTGATGATCGGGTTTACCGCAGACTATGCCGGCGGCGAGGTCCGCCCGGATGGCGTGGAGGTGGAGGAGGCCGCGTGGTTCACGGCCGACTCCCTCCCTGATCTCCCGGGCAGGGCAAGCATTTCACGGGCGCTGATCGATGACTGGCTTGAAGAACAGTGA
- a CDS encoding adenosylcobalamin-dependent ribonucleoside-diphosphate reductase, translating into MTDSVVDSILAARYLRKGEKTFEDICHRVAVALARNEGERQEYYEAMHSLRFLPNSPTLMNAGTEIGQLSACFTLYVGDSIPEIFHALEWGALIHKSGGGTGYNFSKIRPEGAPVQSTDGVASGPISFMKVFNAATDVIKQGGRRRGANMGILNVWHPDVLRFIHAKNVEGELSNFNISVMVNDRFMEFVESGQMGKVWITHPYTDEEITVGAIWNGIIDGIWRNGEPGVLFYDEINRKNPTPQLGDIDTTNPCGEQPLLPFESCVLGSINLSKFVSGSAIDEESLKRTVRMAVRFLDAVIDNNVFPIPQIEEATGKTRKVGLGLMGVHDALLMLGLPYDAEEGRRLCERVMALVNDTAVEESHVLAGERGVFPAFEGSVWGEYGMRNAALTTIAPTGTISLLAGCSSGVEPVFSYAYTRKNTVGKTFVMLHPIFEAELRRVVGALGLGSDEVEERVQAVIDHVHETGTVRDIGWLPVSFRRLFQTALDIDWRDHVRMQAVFQRHVHASISKTINMPNAATREEIGEAVLMAWRSGLKGMTIYRTGSREDVVLALKEKKPAEKPEEKPTTRPKELAGRTYLCQSGCCRLYITVNLLGDRPWEVFIRTVGSGGCEANSNALGRAISTGLQNGVPYQKFVKQFAKVNCISALKNPASEGLSCADVVGRCIDLAASKQTITTLDTWEITDVTGKKKNLCPECGAELDFGEGCNQGICKNCGWSGCS; encoded by the coding sequence ATGACTGATTCAGTAGTTGACAGCATCCTTGCGGCCCGGTACCTCCGCAAGGGCGAGAAAACGTTTGAAGATATCTGCCACCGCGTGGCTGTAGCGCTTGCGCGGAACGAGGGCGAGCGCCAGGAGTATTATGAGGCGATGCACTCCCTCCGCTTCCTCCCCAACTCCCCCACCCTGATGAATGCCGGCACCGAGATCGGGCAGCTCTCGGCCTGTTTCACCCTGTATGTCGGCGACTCGATCCCGGAGATCTTCCATGCCCTCGAATGGGGGGCGCTGATCCACAAGAGCGGGGGCGGCACCGGCTACAACTTCTCAAAGATCCGTCCTGAGGGCGCGCCCGTCCAGTCCACCGACGGCGTGGCATCCGGCCCGATCTCGTTCATGAAGGTCTTCAACGCCGCCACCGATGTGATCAAGCAGGGCGGGCGGCGGCGCGGGGCGAACATGGGCATCCTGAATGTCTGGCATCCCGACGTCCTCCGTTTCATCCATGCGAAGAATGTGGAGGGCGAACTCTCGAACTTCAACATCTCGGTGATGGTCAACGACCGCTTCATGGAGTTCGTGGAATCCGGCCAGATGGGCAAGGTGTGGATCACCCACCCCTACACGGACGAGGAGATCACGGTCGGCGCCATCTGGAACGGCATCATCGATGGCATCTGGCGGAACGGCGAGCCCGGTGTCCTCTTCTACGACGAGATCAACCGGAAGAACCCGACGCCGCAGCTGGGCGATATTGATACGACCAATCCTTGCGGCGAACAGCCGCTTCTCCCATTCGAGTCCTGCGTTCTGGGATCGATCAATCTTTCGAAGTTTGTTTCAGGATCTGCCATCGATGAAGAGAGTTTGAAGCGGACCGTCCGCATGGCGGTGCGTTTCCTGGACGCCGTCATCGACAACAACGTCTTCCCGATCCCGCAGATCGAGGAGGCGACCGGAAAGACCAGGAAGGTCGGTCTCGGGCTGATGGGTGTCCACGACGCCCTGCTGATGCTTGGTCTTCCCTACGACGCAGAGGAAGGGCGCCGCCTCTGCGAGCGGGTGATGGCCCTGGTAAACGATACGGCGGTCGAGGAGTCGCACGTCCTTGCCGGGGAGAGAGGCGTCTTTCCGGCATTTGAGGGGAGTGTCTGGGGTGAGTATGGGATGCGCAACGCCGCCCTCACCACCATCGCCCCGACCGGCACCATATCCCTGCTTGCCGGGTGTTCGAGCGGGGTCGAACCGGTCTTCTCCTATGCCTATACCCGGAAAAACACCGTCGGCAAGACCTTCGTGATGCTCCACCCGATCTTCGAGGCCGAACTCAGAAGAGTGGTCGGTGCGCTCGGACTCGGCAGCGATGAGGTCGAAGAGCGGGTGCAGGCGGTGATCGACCATGTCCACGAGACCGGGACGGTGCGGGACATCGGGTGGCTTCCGGTCTCCTTCAGGCGCCTCTTCCAGACCGCCCTCGATATCGACTGGCGCGACCATGTGCGCATGCAGGCAGTCTTCCAGCGTCATGTGCATGCCTCCATATCCAAGACGATCAACATGCCCAATGCCGCCACCCGCGAGGAGATCGGCGAGGCGGTGCTGATGGCATGGCGGAGCGGTCTCAAGGGGATGACCATCTACCGGACGGGCAGCCGCGAGGACGTGGTGCTCGCCCTGAAGGAGAAGAAACCGGCGGAAAAACCCGAAGAAAAACCGACCACCCGCCCGAAGGAGCTGGCAGGGCGGACCTATCTCTGCCAGTCGGGGTGCTGCCGCCTCTATATCACCGTCAACCTCCTCGGTGACCGCCCGTGGGAGGTGTTTATCAGGACCGTCGGGAGCGGGGGCTGCGAGGCGAACTCCAATGCCCTCGGCCGTGCGATCTCCACCGGTCTCCAGAACGGCGTTCCCTATCAGAAGTTTGTCAAGCAGTTCGCAAAGGTGAACTGCATATCGGCCCTGAAGAACCCCGCCTCTGAGGGCCTCTCCTGTGCCGATGTCGTCGGCAGGTGCATCGACCTTGCGGCGTCGAAGCAGACGATCACCACCCTGGACACCTGGGAGATCACCGACGTCACCGGCAAGAAGAAGAATCTCTGCCCTGAGTGCGGCGCCGAACTCGATTTCGGCGAGGGGTGCAACCAGGGCATCTGCAAGAATTGCGGTTGGAGCGGCTGCAGCTAG